From the Parcubacteria group bacterium genome, the window AATTGCTCGTGTGAAATTGACCAACGGGATGGAAGTCACGGCATATATCGGCGGTGAAGGACATAATCTCCAAGAGCATTCCATCGTAATGATTCGTGGCGGTCGTGTGAAAGATTTGCCGGGCGTGCGTTATCATGTGGTACGTGGCGTTCTTGACTGTGCCGGTGTAGATGGTCGCAGACGCGGTCGTTCAAAATACGGAGCAAAGAGACCACAAAAAGCATAGTCTTAACTGATGATAATTTTTTTTGAAATCTAATTGTAAATTTTATGCCAAGACGTAAGAGAGTTTATAGAAAGTCATGGCGACTTGATCCACAATATGCCAACATATTGGTCGGTCGTTTCATCGGACAAATCATGCTCAACGGAAAAAGATCAACTGCAGAGCGGTTGGTGTATGACTCTTTTGATATTATCCAAAAACGTACCAAAAAAGGCGGTTTGAATGTTTTTGAACAAGCGATCAAAAACGTTTCCCCGCTCGTTGCGCTCAAATCACGCCGTATCGGTGGGGCGAATTATCAAGTGCCGGTACCGGTTGTGGGAGAGAGACGACAGACACTTGCAATGCGATGGATCCGCGAGGCATGTCGCAAAGGCAAAGGCAAAGGTTTCGCAGACAAACTGGCTACAGAACTTATCGCAGCAGCCGAAAAAGAAGGCTCCGCAATGAAAAAACGTGAAGAAACCCATCGCATGGCAGATGCAAACAAGGCATTTGCACATTTTGCATAATATTTTTTGATCCCACGGGAGCATAAAAAAATAAAAAAACAGTATGAAGAAAATAATGTATCGCTTTGTCGATGTGTGGAAGGTTGATTTTCTCACAAAATTTTTTGCAGGAGAACATCGTAATACGTGCACGACGATTTCTTTTTGGGTGCTGTCCAATGTGGTCATTGTTTTTGTTTT encodes:
- the rpsL gene encoding 30S ribosomal protein S12 — protein: MPTINQLKRRSRKQQSKKNTSPAMTTVFNTLQNKPVKSQGPFKRGVCLKVSTTTPKKPNSALRKIARVKLTNGMEVTAYIGGEGHNLQEHSIVMIRGGRVKDLPGVRYHVVRGVLDCAGVDGRRRGRSKYGAKRPQKA
- the rpsG gene encoding 30S ribosomal protein S7; translation: MPRRKRVYRKSWRLDPQYANILVGRFIGQIMLNGKRSTAERLVYDSFDIIQKRTKKGGLNVFEQAIKNVSPLVALKSRRIGGANYQVPVPVVGERRQTLAMRWIREACRKGKGKGFADKLATELIAAAEKEGSAMKKREETHRMADANKAFAHFA